In [Mycobacterium] stephanolepidis, the genomic window CGGCCACCTGCTGGTCGTTGGTGGACAGATGTAGGTCGTCGGTGAGGAACAGCAACGCACCTGCAATGTTGGAGGAGTCGTATCCGTAGATGACACCCACCGCTGCGGCCGTCACGGCCACCATCAGACCCAGACGCGACGTCGAGCGGAGGTCGGTGATCAGGCTCATCCCACGTATTAGACACTGAGGATGCGGCGGGCACGGGTTATTGGAGGTGGCGTGAAGATCGGTGTTGTTGCTCCGGTAGAGCTCGGGATGACCGCGGAACCCGACAAGATCCTCGAATTCGCGCGTGCCGCAGAGCGGCTGGGATTCAACGAGATCTCCGTGGTGGAGCACGCGGTCGTCATCGGAGACACGCAGAGCACCTACCCCTACTCGCCGACCGGTCAGTCGCACCTGCCCGATGATGTCGACATTCCCGACCCGCTGGAACTGCTGTCGTTTGTCGCCGGCGCCACCACGACACTCGGGCTGTCCACCGGGGTGCTGGTGTTACCCGACCACCACCCCGTCGTGCTGGCCAAACGTCTGGCCACCCTGGACCGATTGAGCGGAGGGCGGCTGCGGGTCTGTCTGGGAGTCGGATGGATGCGTGAGGAGATCGAGGCGTGCGGGGGCGATTTCGACCATCGCGGCGCGGCTACCGATGAAGCCGTGGCGGTGATGCGCACACTGTGGTCAACCGATGGGCCCGCTGCCTACGACGGTGATTTTTACCGATTCCACAACGCCTACTCCTACCCCAAGCCGTCACGGCCACAAGGTGTTCCGCTGTACATCGGTGGGCACAGCAAGGCGGCGGCGCGACGCGCGGGGCGGCTGGGCGATGGCTTTCAACCGTTGGGGCTGGTCGGTGAGGATCTGTCGGCCGCGCTCAATGTCATGCGGGCGGCGGCGAGCGATGCGGGTCGAGATCCCGCGAACATCGACCTTGTGCTGGGCCATGGTTTGCATCGCGTGGACCGGGAGGCGCTGGATCAGGCGCACCAGAGCGGTGCGGGACGAATGCTGCTGTCAGCCTCGCGGCGCGCCACGACGCTGGACGCGGTGCTCGACGAGATGGCCGCGTGCGCTACCCGACTCGAACTGGTCGGTCCTCGCTGAACACCACGACCGGCTCGCGGCGGGTGAAGAGCCAACCGGCAGCTCCGCGCTCGTAGGTGTCGAGGTAGCAGACGGCCATCACGTTGTCGTGATGCTGGTCGCCGCGCAGGTAGATGTGGTGGGCCATGCAATAGACCTCGCCCGTCGCGGTGTCGCCGTGGACAGTCGCCGTCTGCTGACCGATGAGGTGATACGTCGCATGCAGTGGCGTGAGTGCCGCGACAATCGAATCCGCGATCGCCTCGCGGCCCTGCAGCGCCGCCGAATCGCCCGTGCGCAGCAGGGCGGGGGGCCGGATCAGTTCGGCGTCAACCGAGAACAGCGCGACGAGCGCGTCGACGTCGCGACGGTCTGCGGCGCTGGCATACCGGGCGACGAGATCCTGGATGGCGAGTCGGTCATCGGTCACGGATACAAAGACTATGGGGCCTCGATCTCCCAACCAACTGATCGGTTAGGGTGCGGCTCATGGATATCAATGGTGTGTCTGCAATCGTCACGGGTGGCGCCTCGGGTCTGGGTGCCGCAACTGCTCGCCTGCTCGCTGAGCAGGGCGCCAAGGTCGTCATCGCCGACGTCCAGGACGAAAAGGGTGAGGCTCTGGCCAAGGAACTCGGTGGCGCCTTCGTGCACACCGACGTCACCAGCGAGGCCGACGGTATCGCCGCCGTCGACGCCGCCAAGGAGCTGGGCCCGGTACGCGTCCTCATCAACTGCGCGGGCGTTGGCTGGCCCGGCCGCACCATTGGCAAGGACGGTCAGTACGCCTCGGCACACTCGCTGGACATCTTCTCCAAGGTCATCGGCATCAACCTGATCGGCTCGTTCAACCTGATCCGTCTCGCGGCCACCGCGATCAGCCAGGAAGAGCCGGTCGACGAGTTCGGTGAGCGCGGCGCCATCGTCAACACCGCCTCCGTCGCGGCGTTCGACGGCCAGATCGGCCAGGCGGCCTACTCGGCGTCCAAGGGCGGAATCGTCGGCATGACGCTGCCGATCGCGCGCGATCTGTCGGTCGTCGGCATCCGTGTCAACACCATCGCGCCGGGCCTCATCGACACCCCGATCTACGGTGAGGGCGACTCCGCGCAACAGTTCAAGGACCGCCTGGCACCGAACGTGCTCTACCCGCAGCGCCTGGGTAACCCCGAGGAATTCGCCTCGCTGGCCCTGGAGCTCGTCACCAACAGCTACATGAACGCCGAGACGATTCGCATCGACGGTGGAGCCCGCCTCCAGCCGAAGTAGCGGTACTTGTCGGTGGCCTATGGAACATTGGAGAGATGGCCACCACTTCGACAGTGGAGACACTGTCGAACGCGGACGAGGCTGCCGAGCACATCGCTCGGCAGTCTTTCGCCGACGCACATATCGGCACGGTCGGGCTGGAGCTGGAATCTCATACCGTCGAGCTGACGGCTCCGCACCGCAGGGTCAGCTGGAATCGTCTGCATGACATCGCGGAGACCGTTCGCGATCTGCCCGGTCGCAGCGCGATCACCTTCGAACCAGGCGGCGCCGTCGAACTTTCCGGACCCCCGCACGCCGATATCTGGTCGGCGATCTCGTCGATGCGCGCCGATCACTCGATCCTGGCCTCGACATACCGCGGCGCCGGAGTCGCGCTGGCCAGCTTGGGCACCGACCCGCTGCGCACACCCGAACGCGTCAATCCCGCAGCGCGGTACGCCGCGATGGCGGGCCATTTCGGTGCTGCTGGTTTCGGCGAGGCCGCGCTGCAGATGATGACCTGTACCGCGTCATTGCAGGTCAATCTGCAGTCCGGTACGCCGCGGCAGTGGCGGGACAGATTTGTGCTGGCGCAACGGATGGGTCCGACGATGGCGGCACTCTCGGCGTCCTCGCCGATGCTGGCCGGTCGCCGCACGGGACGGCGAAACACCCGACAGTGGATCTGGGACAACCTGGACCCACGACGCTGCGCCCCGGTCGAGATCGGCACCGACCCGACCGAATCCTGGGTCAGATATGCGCTGCGAGCACCCGTCATGCTGGTGCGAAACAAGGACGGCGCCGATGCGGTTGTCACCCATGTGCCGTTCCAATCCTGGGCTGACGGGACCGTGCGGCTTGCCGGGCGCGCTCCCACCACCGAAGACCTCGACTATCACCTGACCACGCTGTTCCCTCCGGTGCGGCCGCGCCGCTGGCTGGAGCTGCGGTATCTGGATGCCGCACCGGATTGGTGGTGGCCCGCGCTGGCGTTCACCGTGGTCGCCGCGCTCGACCATCCGCAGGTCGCCGACATTGCCGCGGAGACGGTGGAACCCGTTGGTGACGCCTGGGAGGCGGCGTCGCGAGCCGGCCTGGCTGATCCCGGCCTCCATGCGGCCGGGCGTCGGCTGGTGGCGGCGGCGTACGCGGTGGCACCGTCTGAGCTGGCCGCGGACATGGCCTTCCTGCTGGAGCGTGTCGAGGAAGGCCGATGTCCGGCAGATGATTTCATGGACAATGTTGCGGAATACGGTGTGGAGCAGGCATTCTCGGGAGCCACTCAATGATCCGGGAAAAGTTGGCGCGCGATCTTGAGGCCGCGCGGCTGCGGACGCTGACCATCACCGATCATGATGATGCCGAGCTGCATCGTCAGTATGACCCCCTGATGAGTCCATTGGTGTGGGACCTGGCGCATATCGGGCAGCAAGAAGAGCTGTGGCTGCTGCGCGACGGGGACCCGCGTAAACCGGGGATGCTGCCCGGCGACATCGAGTCCCTCTATGACGCCTTCCGTCACACCCGGGCCAGCCGGGTGCAGCTGCCGCTGCTCTCCCCGGCACAGGCACGTTCGTTCTGCCGCGAGGTGCGAGGCCGGGTTCTCGATCGGCTGGAGGCACTGCCCTCCGACGGTTCGGCACGTTCGGACGAATTCACCTACGCCATGGTGCTCAGCCATGAACATCAGCACGACGAAACCATGTTGCAGGCCTTATCGATTCGTCGTGGGGCTGCCCTGCTGGAACGCGTGGACCCGTTGCCGCCGGGGCGCCCGGGAGTGGCGGGAACCTCGGTGTTGGTGCCCGCGGGGCCGTTCGTACTCGGCGTCGACGCGATCGACGAGCCGTTCTCGCTGGACAATGAGCGTCCCGCGCATGTGGTGGATGTCCCGAGTTTCCGGATCGGCAAGGTTCCGGTGACCAACGCCGAGTGGTCGGCATTCATCGCCGACGGCGGATATCGGCGCGAGGAGTTCTGGACCGAGGCCGGGTGGGCACACCGGTGTATGGAAGATCTGACGGCGCCGAAGTTTTGGAACCCTGGCGGAACGCTGACGCGGTTCGGACGTGAGTTGCCGATAGTGCCCGATGAGCCGGTGCAACACGTCACCTTTCACGAGGCACAGGCCTACGCCGCCTGGGCGGGCGCGCGATTGCCCACCGAAGCCGAATGGGAGAAGGCCTGTGTCTGGGATCCGGAAGGTTCTGTGCGACGGCGCTTCCCGTGGGGCGAGGACGCTCCGAGCCGTGATCGGGCCAACCTCGGCGGAGGCGCCCTGGGGCCGGCCCCGGTCGGGGCCTATCCGGAGTCGGCGTCGGCATACGGTGCCGAACAGATGCTCGGAGATGTGTGGGAGTGGACCACATCACCACTGCGGCCCTGGCCCGGTTTCACCCCGATGATCTACCAGCAGTACAGCGAGCCGTTCTTCGAAGGTTCCGGGGCCGGCGACTATCGCGTGCTGCGCGGGGGCTCGTGGGCGGTGTCCCCGTCGATCATGCGACCCAGCTTTCGTAACTGGGATCACCCGATCCGCCGACAGATCTTCAGCGGCCTTCGTCTGGCTTGGGACATTTAGCATGTGCCGTCATCTGGGCTGGTTGGGAGAGCCACGGAGCCTGGCTTCGTTGATGCTGGAAC contains:
- a CDS encoding LLM class F420-dependent oxidoreductase gives rise to the protein MKIGVVAPVELGMTAEPDKILEFARAAERLGFNEISVVEHAVVIGDTQSTYPYSPTGQSHLPDDVDIPDPLELLSFVAGATTTLGLSTGVLVLPDHHPVVLAKRLATLDRLSGGRLRVCLGVGWMREEIEACGGDFDHRGAATDEAVAVMRTLWSTDGPAAYDGDFYRFHNAYSYPKPSRPQGVPLYIGGHSKAAARRAGRLGDGFQPLGLVGEDLSAALNVMRAAASDAGRDPANIDLVLGHGLHRVDREALDQAHQSGAGRMLLSASRRATTLDAVLDEMAACATRLELVGPR
- a CDS encoding nuclear transport factor 2 family protein, coding for MTDDRLAIQDLVARYASAADRRDVDALVALFSVDAELIRPPALLRTGDSAALQGREAIADSIVAALTPLHATYHLIGQQTATVHGDTATGEVYCMAHHIYLRGDQHHDNVMAVCYLDTYERGAAGWLFTRREPVVVFSEDRPVRVG
- a CDS encoding SDR family NAD(P)-dependent oxidoreductase, yielding MDINGVSAIVTGGASGLGAATARLLAEQGAKVVIADVQDEKGEALAKELGGAFVHTDVTSEADGIAAVDAAKELGPVRVLINCAGVGWPGRTIGKDGQYASAHSLDIFSKVIGINLIGSFNLIRLAATAISQEEPVDEFGERGAIVNTASVAAFDGQIGQAAYSASKGGIVGMTLPIARDLSVVGIRVNTIAPGLIDTPIYGEGDSAQQFKDRLAPNVLYPQRLGNPEEFASLALELVTNSYMNAETIRIDGGARLQPK
- the egtA gene encoding ergothioneine biosynthesis glutamate--cysteine ligase EgtA; its protein translation is MATTSTVETLSNADEAAEHIARQSFADAHIGTVGLELESHTVELTAPHRRVSWNRLHDIAETVRDLPGRSAITFEPGGAVELSGPPHADIWSAISSMRADHSILASTYRGAGVALASLGTDPLRTPERVNPAARYAAMAGHFGAAGFGEAALQMMTCTASLQVNLQSGTPRQWRDRFVLAQRMGPTMAALSASSPMLAGRRTGRRNTRQWIWDNLDPRRCAPVEIGTDPTESWVRYALRAPVMLVRNKDGADAVVTHVPFQSWADGTVRLAGRAPTTEDLDYHLTTLFPPVRPRRWLELRYLDAAPDWWWPALAFTVVAALDHPQVADIAAETVEPVGDAWEAASRAGLADPGLHAAGRRLVAAAYAVAPSELAADMAFLLERVEEGRCPADDFMDNVAEYGVEQAFSGATQ
- the egtB gene encoding ergothioneine biosynthesis protein EgtB, which encodes MIREKLARDLEAARLRTLTITDHDDAELHRQYDPLMSPLVWDLAHIGQQEELWLLRDGDPRKPGMLPGDIESLYDAFRHTRASRVQLPLLSPAQARSFCREVRGRVLDRLEALPSDGSARSDEFTYAMVLSHEHQHDETMLQALSIRRGAALLERVDPLPPGRPGVAGTSVLVPAGPFVLGVDAIDEPFSLDNERPAHVVDVPSFRIGKVPVTNAEWSAFIADGGYRREEFWTEAGWAHRCMEDLTAPKFWNPGGTLTRFGRELPIVPDEPVQHVTFHEAQAYAAWAGARLPTEAEWEKACVWDPEGSVRRRFPWGEDAPSRDRANLGGGALGPAPVGAYPESASAYGAEQMLGDVWEWTTSPLRPWPGFTPMIYQQYSEPFFEGSGAGDYRVLRGGSWAVSPSIMRPSFRNWDHPIRRQIFSGLRLAWDI